In the genome of Actinomycetota bacterium, the window GCCTGACGTTCACCCCGAGTACGTCGTCACGACCGTGACCTGCACCTGCGGCGAGACCTTCGTCACCCGCAGTACGGCCAAGAGCGGCCAGATTCACGCAGACGTCTGCTCGCAGTGCCATCCCTTCTACACCGGAAAGCAGAAGATCCTCGACACTGGCGGCCGAGTGGCTCGCTTCGAGAAGCGCTTCGGCAAGAAGGACGAGAGCAACTAGTTTTCGACCCCGGGCGCCGGCCTGGGGTCGACCGCGTGTCTCCCCCGTCGCGCGGTCGACCCCAGACCGGCGCCCGGATTCATTTACCGCTACTTGGAGGACGCCGTCGTGTTTGAAGCCTGTGCCGAGCTCGTGAAGGAGTACGGCGAGCTCGAACTACGGCTGTCTGATCCAGCGGTCCATGGTGATCAAACCCTGGCCCGAAATCTTGGCCGGCGTTTTGCCGAGCTCGGACCCGTCGTTGCTGCATATCGAGACTGGTCTGCCCTGCATGATGATGTCGTGGCTGCCACAGAACTGGCAGCCGATGACGAGGCCTTTGCTCTTGAACTGCCGCAATTGCTGGCAAGTGAGCAGGTGGCTGCGGAGTACCTGACCACCTTGCTGCTTCCGCGGGACCCGATGGATGACAAGGACGTCATCCTTGAGATCAAGTCGGGGGAGGGCGGCGAGGAATCCGCATTGTTCGCTGGAGATCTGGCCCGCATGTATCTGCGCTATGCCGAGCGTCGAGGTTGGGCCACTGAGGTCATCGAAGCCGTCGAGTCAGATCTTGGTGGTTACAAGGATGTTGCCATCGCAGTAAAGACCCGCGGCATTCCCCAGCCGGGTGAGGCGCCTTTTGCCCGTCTGAAGTTCGAAGGTGGCGTTCACCGCGTGCAGCGGGTTCCGGCAACAGAGTCTCAGGGACGCATCCATACCTCGGCCGCGGGAGTGCTCGTGCTGCCTGAAGCTGAAGATGTGGAAGTTGAGATTGACGCGAGTGATCTGCGCATCGATGTGTATCGCTCCTCAGGCCCGGGTGGGCAGAGCGTCAACACGACCGACAGCGCCGTGCGCATTACCCACCTTCCGACGGGGGTTGTGGTCTCCTGTCAGAACGAGAAGAGTCAGCTGCAGAACAAGGAGTCGGCTATGCGCATTCTGCGAGCACGCCTGCTGGCTGCCGCGGAAGAGGCTGCTGCCAAGGATGCATCCGACGTTCGTCGTTCACAGGTCCGCACCGTTGATCGCAGTGAGCGCATCCGCACCTATAACTACCCCGAGAATCGATTGAACGACCACCGCGTCGGATTCAAGTCTCACAACCTGGATCAGATTCTTGACGGAGATATCGACGCCGTGATTCAGGCCTGCATCGACGCCGACAATGCAGCGAAGTTGGCAATAGGCGGCGGCAAGTGAGTTTCGACTCGGTTCACACAACCGGGGGTCGCGAGTCAATTCGCGACGTGCTCTTTGACGCAGAACGACGGCTCACCGCCGCTGGAGTTCCATCACCCTCAGTCGACGCTGGGCAGATTGTCGCCTTCGCCTTGGGTATTCAGCGCAATCGCCTGATCCTGCAGGACTCAGTGGATTCTGACCAGCGGGTGCAGATCGAGAAGCTGATGACTCAGCGACTGTCTCGGGTGCCTTTGCAGCACCTGCTCGGCTCAACGGGGTTTCGTCGCATCGAAGTCGCGGTAGGTCCTGGCGTGTTCATTCCGCGGCCCGAAACAGAGCTCGTGACCGAAGCTGCGATTCGTGAATTGCAGAGCCAACCCATCGGCTCGCGCATAGCGGTCGACCTTTGCAGCGGCAGCGGGGCTATCGCGATCTCACTTGGCATGGAAGTCGACAATTCGCGGGTGCATGCAGTTGAACTCTCCAGTGATGCTCTGGTGTGGACTCGGCGCAATGTGGACGCCTATGTCGATGCCCTCGCAGCCAACGGCTCAAGGGTTGAGGTCATTCAAGATGACGCAGCGACCGTGGCCGATCGCGAACGACCGCTTGCTCGACTGCTCGGGCAGGTTGCAGTAGTCGTCAGCAATCCTCCATATATCCCCGACTCCATGATTCCGCGTGAGATTGAAGTGCGAGATCACGAGCCGAAGATTGCGCTCTACGGCGGCGAAGATGGTTTGAACGTCGTTCGAGATGTGCTGAAGACCGCAGCAATGCTCTTGTCACCTGGCGGACTGCTGGTGATCGAGCATGCCGACGTGCAGGGAGCTGACGCGGGTCTGCGAGGAGTGCCCGGTGTGGCAAAGGCAATGGCTGCTGACTATGAAGTGGCTGCAATCACGGGGCTCGCATTGGGAACTCCGGTGTGGACTGACGTTTCAGATCGCATCGATCTCAATGGGCTGCCCAGATTCACGATTGCTCGACGAGCCAAGTAGCCATGCTCATCCTTGCCAGCGCCACGGGACCAGATCGCGTGCGAGCAATCAATGCAGCGGTCAGCGCGGTGAAGCGTGGGGATCTTGTACTGCTTCCCACGGAGTCGGCTTACGCGCTGGTGACGGATCCCTTTTCGTCTCGAGGTGTTGCAGCCTTGCGCGCAGCCAAGGGGCAGTCCCATGATTCGCCGCTGTCCTTGATGGTCCCAAGCGCGGCGACTGTCGCGGGGATTGCCGCTGGTGTCACACCGCCGGTCAATGCACTGATGCAGGCCTTCTGGCCAGGTCCGTTGACTTTGCTGCTGAGACCGCAGCCGACCTTGGCCTGGGATCTCTCGCCGGATCTTCCAATCGCTGTCCGTATGCCCTTGCACCCAGTGATCCTGGCGGTACTTGTCAGATGTGGTCCGTTGGTCGTGACAACAGCGAATACGCCAGGTCTGCCCGCCCCGCTCAGCGTCGAAGCCGTGATGGAGCAATTGGGCGAATGTGCCGCACTTGCAGTGGATGCCGGTGAGCTCCAAGCCGCGGACTTGCCCAGCACCGTGCTCGATATGTCTGGCTTGGATCCAAAAGTGGTGCGCCAAGGCTCACTGAGCATCGTCCAGCTCCAGCAAGTCGCCCCCGGAATCCCTGCCGAACCGCACTAGCGGCTGATTTGGCTGATGTTCCTGGGCAGCCTCTGGTCTGGCTTTGCGTAGAGTGGGACTTTCATCTTCACGAGGAGTTTCATGACCACCACACCCTTCTGGGGCCCAGATTTCAACGCACTCGCGGCTGAGGATCCCGAGATCGCCCATGTGCTGTTGGCCGAGCTGGAGCGTCTGCGTGGCGGATTGCAGCTCATCGCGAGTGAGAACTTCACCTCTCCTGCAGTCTTGGCTGCGCTCGGCTCAACTCTGAGCAACAAGTATGCAGAGGGCTACCCAGGCAAGCGCTACTACGGCGGCTGCGCAGAGGTTGATGTTGCCGAGAACATCGGCATCGCCCGTGCCAAGGAGCTGTTCGGCGCTGATCACGCGAACTTGCAGCCGCACAGTGGTGCCAGCGCAAATATCGCTGTCTATGGCGCGTTCGCCAAGCCCGGCGACACTGTGCTGGCGATGAGCCTGCCGCACGGCGGGCACCTGACTCACGGCTCAAAGGTCAATTTCTCCGGCAAGTGGTTCAACATCGTCTCCTATGGCGTCCGTCAGGACACTGAAGTCATTGACTACGACGAGGTGCGTGCGCTGGCCATTCAGCACAAGCCCCGCATGATCATCTGCGGCGCAACGGCCTACCCGCGCCTCATCGACTTCGAAGCGTTCCGATCCATAGCTGACGAGGTTGGCGCGATCCTCATGGTCGATGCGGCGCACTTCATCGGACTGGTCGCCGGCAAGGCGATTCCAAGTCCGGTGCCCTTCGCAGACGTCGTGACCTTCACCACGCACAAGGTGCTGCGCGGACCCCGCGGCGGCATGATCCTTTGCCGGGCTGAGCACGCTGCCGCGATCGACAAGGCCGTCTTCCCGATGATGCAAGGCGGCCCCTTGATGCACGCCGTCGCCGGCAAGGCAGTAGCGCTGAAAGAGGCGGCTACACCGGAGTACGCCGCATACGCCAAGCAGGTCATCGCGAATGCTCAGGCACTTGCGGCGGGCCTGGCAGATGAAGGGATGCGTCCTGTCAGTGGTGGTACCGACACCCATCTGGCGCTCATCGATCTTCAAGGCCTGGATGTCACGGGTGCCGATGCTGAGACGCGCTGCGACGCGGCCCGCATCACCTTGAACAAGAACGCGATTCCCTATGACCCCCAGCCGCCAGCTGTTGCCTCCGGAATCCGAGTAGGCACACCGGCGGTCACCACTCAAGGCATGGGTGTTCCCGAGATGGAAGTCATTGCATCCGTCATCGGACAGGTAGTTCGCGATGTCGACGGGCTCAAGACTGCTGACATCGCGGCGCAGGTGTCCGAGCTGGTCGCCAAGTTCCCGGCCTACCCGCGGCCATAACTTGCGCGAATACCTCCTGTGCCTGCTCGCCGCCGCCGCGGTGACGTACTTGACCACCCCAGTGGTCGAGCGGATCGCAGTGCGATTCAAGGTGATAGCTGAGGTACGGGATCGCGATGTGCACGCTGAGTCCACGCCACGGCTCGGTGGTTTGGCCATGTTCCTGGGCTTGATGACTGGCCTGCTTCTTGCCAGCAAGCTGCCCAAGATGGGTTCGGTCTTCGGTCAGGCCGACACACCATTTGCTCTGCTTTCAGCCGCGACGGTGATCGTGCTGCTGGGAATCGTGGATGACAAATGGGGCCTGGACGCGCCAATCAAACTGGCCGGACAAGTGCTCGCAGCTGGCTTGATGGCACTTCAGGGCATTTCAGTGATCTGGCTTCCCTTTGGCGGAACCTTCGTCGTGGATCCGGTGACCAGCGTGCTGCTCACCGTGCTCATCGTGTTGGTCAGTATCAATGCCATCAATTTCGTTGATGGACTTGACGGCCTGGCTGCTGGCATTGTCGCGGTGGCAGCTGGAGCGTTCTTTGCCTACTCATACTTGCTATCTGTCGAGCTTGGCATCGCCAGGGCAACCTTGGCCACCCTCGTCTCGGTCCTCTTGGTCGGCATGTGCGTGGGCTTCCTGCCGCACAACACCTTCCGAGCACGCATTTTCATGGGCGATACCGGTTCGATGCTGCTGGGTCTGCTGTTGGCGGCGGCAACCATCACCCTGACCGGTCAGATCGACCCGAGCGTGGTGGCCGGACCAGCGCTGCTGCCCACTTTGCTGCCGCTGCTCATTCCCTTGGCCGTCATGGCCATCCCGCTGGTCGACCTTGTAATGGCCGTCATCCGACGCACTCGGGCCGGGCGCAACCCCTTTGCTCCGGACAAGCAGCACCTGCACCATCGACTCCTGGAGATGGGGCACTCCCAGCAGCGGGCGGTGCTGCTGATGTACGCATGGACCGGTCTGATCGCCGGAACCGCGGTGGCTGTCGCATTTGTCCCAGTTGGCTATGCCTTGGCGGGCGGCGCACTGGGTCTGGGCCTGCTGATCTGGGCGGTCAAGCGTCCAAGCGTGAGCAAAGCCACCTCCTCGAACCAACTACGGACTGGAACTTTGCGCTAGCGTCCACTGCGTGCCGTCTGCCAGCGAAGTTCCTGTGCTGCGCACAGCCGGATTGGCAACCTTGGTCGTCGGCCTTGTTTCGATCGTCTTGGCCGGCATCTTCCGTGGCAAGGATGGCCTCATCGGTGCCCTCGTGGCCACGGTCCTGGTGCTGTTGTTCTTCGGAATTGGCAATCTTGTCCTGAACTGGGCCCTGCGCGCCCATCCTCAGATCGCCCTGTCGATCGCCTTGTTGACTTACGTAGTGAAGATCGGCGTCCTGTTTGTGCTGATCATCGCCTTCGCGAACACCACCTTGTTCAATACCAAGGTCTTCGCCCTTGTTGTCGTGATCTGCACGATCACCTGGACCCTGGCCGAGGTTGTGCTGTGGTCACGCTCGAGGGTTTTGTACGTCGAGCCCGGGACTGGCCCATGAGCTCAGAATCAGGCTTCGCAAGTCAAGATGAAGTCGCGAAATTAACCTCTGCCCCCAGACGGTTTCCACCGTCAAATGGATGGTACGGTTCGACCGCTAGAAACCGGTCTGTCTCGTTGGACGAGTCAAGAGATATGGCCGATACTGCATGGACAATCACCAGTCGCATCGCCTCCGGCCTGCTTCTGTATACCGGTTTGGGCTGGTTGTTGTCCCTGTGGATCGGACATGCGCCCTTGCTCATGGCAACCGGGGCCTTGCTCGGGCTTGGTTTGTCCTTCGTTCTCATCTTTGGTGGATTGAAAGCGGAGAACAAAAAGATTTCCGAAGAAATGAAGCGGAAGTCATCATCGTGACCTTCTTGGAGGAATTCCTTGTCAGCTGAAGTCGTGATCGCCTCTGGTGGTCTTGATTGTCACTTGATGTCCGGGTGTGGTTTCCCCGCGCCTGGTGCAGAGATCTTCCAGTTCGATGCTGTGCTGACATTCAGCATCGGTGCCTTGGAAGTGAACATCAGCAAGGTGAGCATCGTCATCGCCATCATGGCAATCGTTGTGATGGGCTTCTTCACCTACGCCTTCCGCAAGCCCAAGTTGGTGCCGCGTGGCGCCCAGAATGTCGGCGAGCTCGGCTACACCTTCATTCGTGATGGCATTGCCCGCGAGACCATGGGCAAGGAGGGCGACAAGTTCGTGCCCTTCCTGTTCACGCTCTTCTTCTTCATCTGGATGCTGAACTTCGCGGGCATCGTTCCGTTCCTTCAGATTCCGGCCACCTCAACCTTCGCCATTCCAGTGGCCTTCGCCATCATCGTGTACCTGACCTGGGTGCCACTGGGCATCTACCGCCAGGGCTTCGTCGGCTTCTTCAAGGCCATGATGTTCCCGCCGGGCGTGCCCAAGGCCATGTACGTACTGCTGGCTCCGCTGGAGTTTCTCTCCAACATCCTCGTCCGTCCCGCCACACACGCCATCCGTCTGTTTGCCAACATGTTCGCTGGCCACCTTCTGATCGCCACCTTCAGCATCGCTGCCTTCTATCTGATCAGCGCGAGCGTGGTGGGCATCCTTGGTTCGGCAGCGTCATTTGTTGTCGCCATCGCCCTGACTGCCTTCGAAGCGCTGATCCAAGGGCTGCAGGCATATATCTTCACGCTACTCACCGCGGTCTACATCAGCGGCGCCTTGCGTGCTGAGCACTGAGACGCACGACAGATATTTGCTCGACTACAACTGAAGATGCCCTACTACCCCAGACCCCAGACCGGCGGAACGACCGTCGGCCAGGCAAAGTAAAGGAAACGACATGTCGCTTCTCGCGGAAGTCACCGGCTCCATCGGTTCGATCGGCTATGGCCTCGCAGCCATTGGCCCAGGCGTTGGCATTGGCATCATCTTCGGTCAAGGTGTGCAGGCAATTGCCCGCCAGCCTGAGGCCTATGGCGTCATTCGTCAGAACATGATCTTGGGCTTCGCCCTTGCTGAGGCACTTGCCCTGATCGGCTTCGTGGCTCCGTTCGTCTACGGCGTCTAATCCCAGTCTCCGCGATTCACGTGCAGGAACCTGAAGGGGTTAACTCGTGACACACATCTTTGCTGCAGTCCTCGCCGCAACCGAGGGTGAAGAGATGCCGTCTGTGCTGGCGGTGCCTATTGATGAACTCATCATTGGGCTCATCGCCTTCTTCGTCGTGTTCGGTGTGCTGGCCAAGCTGGCTCTTCCTTCCATCAAGAAGATGCTCGACGAGCGCAGCGACACCATCGAAGGCGGCATTCTTCGCGCTGAAGAGGCACAGGCGCAGGCAGCCACTGTCCTTGAGGAATACAAGGAGCATCTTGCCTCGGCCCGCGAAGAGGCCTCGGCCATTCGCACCCAGGCACAGGCTGACCGCACCGCGATCATCGAAGAGGCTCGCAATGAGGCTCGCACGGCCGCAGCAACTGTCACAGCAAATGCTGAGGCACAGATCGCTGCCGAGCGCGCTCAGGCAACCGCGTCACTGACACGTCAGGTTGGCGAGCTCGCCGTCGGACTGGCTGGCAAGGTCGTGGGCACATCCTTGGATGAGGATGCCCGCGTTCGCCAGACTGTCGAAGACTTCATCGCTGACCTCGAGCAGCAGGCGGCACGCTGATGCTTGGTGCCAGTCGCGGCTCGATGAGCCATCAGGTTGAGGTCCTTGAAGCACGGCGCACAAGCCCGGGCTTTGACCTCTTGGCACAGGAGTTGTTCTCCGTTGCTGACCTGCTTGGACGCGAGAAGCTGCTGCGCAATGCGTTGGCTGACTCCGGTCAGTCGGAGCAGTCTCGAGTTGCCTTGGCGACTGAGGTCTTCTCCTCCCGCGTGAGCGCACTGGCAACCGAAGTCCTCATCCAGATCATTGGCGACCGCTGGTCGACCGACCAGGATCTGGTACTGGCAATCGAGGAACTCGCCACGCAGGCGGCATTTGGCGTCGCCGACACCAACGGCCAACTTGATGCCACCGAAGAGGAGATCTTCCTGTTCGGACGCGCTATCGATGAGTCCTCAACTCTGCAGATGGCACTGACTGATCCGTCGTCACCTGCAGATACCAAGGCATCCATCGTGCGCGATCTCCTTGCTGGCCGCGCCACCGCGGCCACCGAGCAGGTGCTGGCCTACACGGTTGGCCACCTGCACGGTCGACGCATCGATTCGGTCATCGAGCACCTCTGCGATCTGGCTGCTCGTCAGCGCGATCGCGTTGTCGCTGAGGTGCGCGTTGCCCGTCCGCTGGATGCTGATCACACCCGTCGTCTTGCCGATGCGCTGAGCCGCATCAATGGACGCACAGTTCGACTCAATGTCGCTGTGGACCCCTCGGTCCTCGGCGGCGTGTACGTCAAGGTTGGCGATGAGGTCATTGATGGCACCATCGCAGCCAAGCTCGAGCAAGCCCGCCGAGTCGTACTCGGATAACAGACCAAAACCAAGCAGTTCAAGGCGCCTCCCACACACGTGGGTGCGAGAAAGAAAGGTCACCATGACGGAGCTGACGATCCGACCGGAAGAAATCCGGGATGCGATCGAGCGGAACGTCGCGGCGTACTCGCCCGCAACCGCCCGAGAAGAAGTTGGTCGTGTCATCGAAACTGGTGACGGCATCGCACGCGTGGAGGGTCTCCACTCAGCGATGACCAACGAGTTGTTGGAGTTCGAGGGCGGCCTTCTTGGTCTGGCCTTGAACCTGGACATTCGTGAAATCGGTGTGGTGCTGCTGGGTGATGGCTCCAAGATCGAAGAAGGTCAAGCAGTGCGCCGCACCGGCGAAGTGCTGTCCGTGCCGATCGGTGATGGCTTCATGGGTCGCGTTGTCGATCCCCTTGGCATGCCGATCGATGGCCTTGGCCCGATCGAAGCTGAAGGCCGTCGTGCCCTGGAGATTCAGGCACCCTCGGTTGTGCAGCGCCAGCCGGTGAAGGAGCCGCTGCTCACTGGCATCAAGGCAATCGATGCCATGACCGCCATTGGCCGCGGCCAGCGTCAGCTGATCATCGGTGACCGCCAGACCGGCAAGACGGCGGTCTGCCTGGACACCATCTTGAATCAGCGTGAGGCCTGGCTGACCGGAGATCCCAAGAAGCAGGTGCGGTGCATCTACGTGGCGATCGGCCAGAAGGGCTCCACCATCGCCTCGGTCAAGGGCGCTCTTGAGGAGTACGGCGCTCTTGAGTACACAACGATCGTCGCCTCACCAGCCTCTGACCCTGCCGGCTTCAAGTACCTGGCTCCGTACACCGGTTCGGCGATCGGCCAGCACTGGATGTACCAGGGCAAGAACGTCCTCATCGTCTTTGATGACCTCTCCAAGCAGGCTGAGGCCTACCGCGCCGTTTCCCTGCTCCTTCGTCGCCCACCGGGCCGCGAGGCGTACCCCGGTGACGTCTTCTACTTGCACAGCCGTCTCCTTGAGCGCTGCGCCAAGCTGTCCGAAGAGCTCGGTGGCGGCTCGATGACTGGTCTTCCGATCATCGAGACCAAGGCAAATGACGTCTCGGCCTATATCCCGACCAACGTCATCTCGATCACCGATGGTCAGTGCTTCTTGGAGTCTGACCTCTTCAACTCCGGTGTTCGTCCGGCAATCAACGTCGGCATCTCGGTGTCGCGCGTGGGCGGCTCAGCTCAGCCCAAGGCGATGCGCAAGGTTGCCGGTCGTCTTCGTCTGGATCTGGCTCAGTTCCGTGAGCTTGAGGCCTTCGCCGCTTTCGGCTCCGACCTTGACGCCACGTCAAAGGCCCAGCTTGGTCGCGGATCACGCTTGGTCGAACTGCTCAAGCAGCCGCAGTACGCACCGCAGTCGATGGAGCGCGAAGTCGTGTCCGTATGGGCCGGCACCACGGGCCAGCTCGATGAGGTTCCTGTCGAGGACATTCGCCGCTTCGACAAGGAGTTCCTGGAGTACATCGACCGTGCGCAGCCAGGTGTGTTCGATGCCATTCGGACCACCACTGATCTCTCGGACGACACGGTTTCGGTTCTGGAAACCGCGATGGCGGCCTTCAAGCGTGAGTTCACCACGCATGCGGGTCACCTCTTGGTCAACGATGAGCCAGTTGGCGCTGTGGCCGATGAAGAAATCGACCACGCCAAGGTCACCCGGACTGTTCGGGGCTAATACACATGGGTGCACAGCAGAGGGTCTTCCGCCGACGGATTCGTTCCGTCAGCGCGACCAAGAAGATCACGAAGGCGATGGAGCTCATTGCTTCATCGCGCATCGTGAAGGCGCAGCAGCGCCTTGATGCTGCATTGCCGTACCTCAAGCAGTTGCTTGCCGCAATCAGTGCAGCCGCAACGGGTGCGTCAGATGTGGCCAAGCATCCGCTGATGGCCAATCCGGAAAATCGTACGAAGGCCGCGGTGTTGGTCGTCACTGCTGACCGCGGGCTTGCTGGAGCATATTCAGCCAACACCCTGCGTGAAGCTGAGGCGCTGTACACGAACCTTCGCGAGAACGGTGTCACCTCGATCCCATTCGTGGTCGGTCGCAAGGGAGTGTCGTACTACCGCTTCCGCGAGCGTGCGATGGGTGGGGAGTACACCGGCTTCACTGATCAGCCCACCTACGCTGATGCCAAGCGCATCGGTGAGGATCTCCTCAACGCGTTCCTCACGCCCGTTGAAGAAGGCGGTGTCGATGAGATTCACATCGTCTACACGCATTTCATCAACATGGGCACTCAGGATGTGCGCATCCTGCGTGTGCTTCCCCTTGAGGTCGTCGATGAGGTCATTGAGAAGGATTCGGCCCTGCCATTCCCGCTCTATGAATTCGAACCCGATGCCGAGACTGTGCTTGACGGATTGCTTCCGCAGTACATCCAGCATTCGGTCTACACCGCGCTGCTGCTTGCCGCAGCCTCAGAACATGCCGCGCGTCGTCGTGCAATGAAGTCCGCAACGGATAATGCCGAGGAACTCATTCGCACGTTGACTCGTCAGGCAAACCAGGCCCGTCAGGCCGAGATCACCCAAGAAATCAGCGAGATCGTTGGCGGCGCAGACGCGCTCGCCTCGAGCTAGGAGAAGGAATCGCCATGACCGAAACGACCCAGACTTCCGCCGGCGTGGGCCGCGTTGCTCGCGTCACCGGACCGGTCGTCGACGTGGAGTTCCCCGTCGAGGCCATGCCGGCGTTGTACAACGCCCTGCACGTCACGGTGTCCTTCAACTCAGGTGAGGAAGGCGCAACTGAGCGCCTGCTGACCCTTGAAGTTGCACAGCACATCGGCGACAACATGGTGCGCGCCATCTCCATGCAGGCAACCGACGGCCTGGTCCGTGGCGCACCTGTCACCGACACCGGCGACGGCATCCTGGTCCCGGTCGGCGATGTGACCAAGGGTCACGTGTGGAACACGCTGGGCATCCCGCTCGACGTGCCCGCTGACTCCCTTGAGATCAAGGAGCGTTGGAGCATCCACCGCAATGCACCAGCGTTCGATCAGCTGGAGTCCAAGACTGAGGTCTTCTGGACCGGCATCAAGGTCATCGACCTGCTCACCCCGTACGTCAAGGGCGGCAAGATCGGCCTGTTCGGTGGTGCCGGTGTCGGCAAGACCGTGCTGATCCAGGAGATGATCTACCGAGTTGCTGAGAACTTCAGTGGTGTGTCGGTGTTCGCCGGTGTCGGCGAGCGCACCCGTGAGGGCAACGACCTCTTCCTGGAAATGAGCGAGTCAGGTGTTCTTGAGAAGACCGCACTGGTGTTCGGTCAGATGGATGAGCCACCGGGCACGCGCTTGCGCGTGGCTCTGACCGCATTGACGATGGCGGAGTACTTCCGCGATGTGCAGAAGCAGGACGTGCTGCTCTTCGTTGACAACATCTTCCGTTTCACTCAGGCA includes:
- the atpA gene encoding F0F1 ATP synthase subunit alpha; its protein translation is MTELTIRPEEIRDAIERNVAAYSPATAREEVGRVIETGDGIARVEGLHSAMTNELLEFEGGLLGLALNLDIREIGVVLLGDGSKIEEGQAVRRTGEVLSVPIGDGFMGRVVDPLGMPIDGLGPIEAEGRRALEIQAPSVVQRQPVKEPLLTGIKAIDAMTAIGRGQRQLIIGDRQTGKTAVCLDTILNQREAWLTGDPKKQVRCIYVAIGQKGSTIASVKGALEEYGALEYTTIVASPASDPAGFKYLAPYTGSAIGQHWMYQGKNVLIVFDDLSKQAEAYRAVSLLLRRPPGREAYPGDVFYLHSRLLERCAKLSEELGGGSMTGLPIIETKANDVSAYIPTNVISITDGQCFLESDLFNSGVRPAINVGISVSRVGGSAQPKAMRKVAGRLRLDLAQFRELEAFAAFGSDLDATSKAQLGRGSRLVELLKQPQYAPQSMEREVVSVWAGTTGQLDEVPVEDIRRFDKEFLEYIDRAQPGVFDAIRTTTDLSDDTVSVLETAMAAFKREFTTHAGHLLVNDEPVGAVADEEIDHAKVTRTVRG
- a CDS encoding F0F1 ATP synthase subunit gamma, whose amino-acid sequence is MGAQQRVFRRRIRSVSATKKITKAMELIASSRIVKAQQRLDAALPYLKQLLAAISAAATGASDVAKHPLMANPENRTKAAVLVVTADRGLAGAYSANTLREAEALYTNLRENGVTSIPFVVGRKGVSYYRFRERAMGGEYTGFTDQPTYADAKRIGEDLLNAFLTPVEEGGVDEIHIVYTHFINMGTQDVRILRVLPLEVVDEVIEKDSALPFPLYEFEPDAETVLDGLLPQYIQHSVYTALLLAAASEHAARRRAMKSATDNAEELIRTLTRQANQARQAEITQEISEIVGGADALASS
- the atpD gene encoding F0F1 ATP synthase subunit beta, whose amino-acid sequence is MTETTQTSAGVGRVARVTGPVVDVEFPVEAMPALYNALHVTVSFNSGEEGATERLLTLEVAQHIGDNMVRAISMQATDGLVRGAPVTDTGDGILVPVGDVTKGHVWNTLGIPLDVPADSLEIKERWSIHRNAPAFDQLESKTEVFWTGIKVIDLLTPYVKGGKIGLFGGAGVGKTVLIQEMIYRVAENFSGVSVFAGVGERTREGNDLFLEMSESGVLEKTALVFGQMDEPPGTRLRVALTALTMAEYFRDVQKQDVLLFVDNIFRFTQAGSEVSTLLGRMPSAVGYQPTLADEMGQLQERITSTRGHSITSLQAIYVPADDLTDPAPATTFAHLDATTTLSRPISELGIYPAVDPLDSSSRILDPRYVGDEHYAVAARVKEILQKYKDLQDIIAILGIDELSEEDKIIVGRARRIQRFLSQNMFVAEAFTGQPGSFVPVEETISSFKALTEGVYDHLPEQAFFMAGGIEDVEKKAAELVKS